The Pelagicoccus sp. SDUM812003 genome segment AGAGGATTCCAGCGACTTGCGGCAGACGGAAAATGCCGAGCTCTTCGAGCGCGTGGTGGACTACGTGCGAAAAATCGACCCTGCACTCGACGCGGAGGGCATTCTCGCCGCCATCGACCGAGGATCGCACGGCGGCGGCCCAAAGGGACGCTTTTGGACGCTCGACCCGATCGACGGCACCAAAGGATTTCTTCGCGGCGAGCAATACGCGGTGGCCCTGGCGTTGATCGAGAACGGCGAGGTCGTTCTCGGCGTTCTCGGCTGCCCTAACCTTCCCATCGATCCCGCTGACGAAAATTCGGAAAAGGGCTGCCTGCTGTTCGCCACCAAGGGGTCTGGCGCCTTCCAGGCACCATTGAGCGATTTAGATAAGGTGTCGCCGGTCAAAGTCGATTCGGTAGCAGAACCCAGCAAGGCGGTCTTTTGCGAATCCGTCGAATCCGGCCACACCGCTCACGTCCGCTCCGCGGCCATCAGCGAATCTCTAAAAACCGAGGTCGAGCCCTTCCGCATGGACAGCCAGTGCAAGTACGCCGCGGTGTCGCGCGGCCAGGCCTCCGTCTACCTGCGGCTCCCCACTCGTCCGGGGTACGAGGAAAAGATCTGGGACCACGCCGCCGGCTTCATGGTGCTGATCGAAGCAGGTGGAAAAATCGCCGACACCTTCGGCAAGCCGCTTGATTTCTCCATTGGCCGAACCTTGAAGGAAAACAAAGGCATCGTCGCCACCTCTCCGCTCGTTTTCGACCAAGTCGTGAGGGCGGTGGTCGCATCCGGAGCCCCCGCCTAGCCAGCCTCTCGCCACGGCCTGCCGCTCCTTTTTCCCGCCTTCCACTCCAAGCTCGACCCATCCGGAGCTACCAGGGAAACGCCCGCCTGGCAGAGAAAATCCCCCTCTCGCTCGACCGGAGATGCCCTCATTCTCCATCGGAGAGGAGGCCTCTGCGAGAATGCTCATTTGACCCTTGGGTGGCAGACCTCTCAAGTTTGAGCGCCACGAAACGATAATAGAGTGCAAAGCCTATACGCAGCACTCTGAAAACGTTCGCCCCAACCGCAGCCTTCTCCGCAGGCGCCAGCCACCACGCTTGGCGCGCAATTGCCTGCGCCCTTGTCGCCAGTGCGCTCGGCTTGTCCGCCTTGTCCGGTCAGAGCTTGCGAGAGGCCTTGGAGATCGCTCTCGAGCGCTATCCCAAAACGAAAGCCCTCGAGTCGCGGGTCGCGGGAGAAGAGCAGCGGCTAAGCATCGAGCGAGCCAGCCTCCGTCCCCAGCTTAGCCTCAACCTGCGTGGAGGCGAGGAGC includes the following:
- a CDS encoding 3'(2'),5'-bisphosphate nucleotidase, which encodes MPYSEELAVAKEAVRKASLLCSAAQAGLVDSEKHDKADKSPVTVADYGAQALVLNTLAKAFPEDPAVGEEDSSDLRQTENAELFERVVDYVRKIDPALDAEGILAAIDRGSHGGGPKGRFWTLDPIDGTKGFLRGEQYAVALALIENGEVVLGVLGCPNLPIDPADENSEKGCLLFATKGSGAFQAPLSDLDKVSPVKVDSVAEPSKAVFCESVESGHTAHVRSAAISESLKTEVEPFRMDSQCKYAAVSRGQASVYLRLPTRPGYEEKIWDHAAGFMVLIEAGGKIADTFGKPLDFSIGRTLKENKGIVATSPLVFDQVVRAVVASGAPA